In a single window of the Bacteroidia bacterium genome:
- a CDS encoding rRNA pseudouridine synthase, which translates to MEHRGGKKTVITKAKNGNDKPARQKPAFKKNNFNKDKPSKQSLFKKTDDSMRLNRYLANAGICSRRQADDYILSGVVTINGKVITELGTKVYPGDVVKFNNESIRQERKVYILLNKPKDYITTAEDDRGRKSVLELIRGACKERVMPVGRLDRNTTGILLLTNDGELAAKLIHPRSNKKKIYHVFLDKNIKKDDMDAIATGIELDDGFIKADEINYADPVDKSQIGIEVHSGRNHLVRRIFEHFGYKVIKLDRVYFAGLTKKALPRGRWRFLTPDEVSMIKMGAFE; encoded by the coding sequence ATGGAACATAGAGGCGGAAAAAAAACCGTGATAACTAAAGCAAAAAACGGTAACGACAAACCCGCAAGGCAAAAGCCTGCCTTCAAAAAAAATAATTTCAATAAAGATAAGCCTTCAAAACAATCACTTTTTAAGAAAACCGATGATTCGATGAGGCTAAACAGATATCTGGCAAATGCAGGTATTTGCAGCCGGCGTCAGGCAGATGATTATATTTTATCAGGTGTTGTAACTATAAATGGAAAAGTAATTACTGAACTCGGAACTAAAGTTTATCCGGGCGATGTGGTTAAATTTAATAATGAAAGTATACGCCAGGAAAGAAAGGTTTACATTTTATTAAATAAACCTAAAGATTATATAACAACAGCAGAAGATGACCGTGGACGCAAATCTGTACTTGAATTAATACGCGGCGCATGTAAAGAGCGTGTTATGCCTGTAGGTCGTTTAGACCGCAATACAACCGGGATTCTTTTACTTACTAATGATGGTGAACTTGCAGCTAAACTAATTCATCCACGTTCTAATAAGAAAAAAATATATCATGTGTTTCTTGACAAAAACATTAAGAAAGATGATATGGATGCTATTGCAACAGGCATTGAACTTGATGATGGTTTTATTAAAGCAGATGAAATTAACTACGCCGATCCTGTTGATAAAAGTCAGATAGGAATCGAAGTTCACTCTGGTAGAAATCATCTTGTAAGGCGTATATTTGAACATTTCGGATATAAAGTTATTAAACTTGACAGAGTATATTTTGCTGGCTTAACAAAAAAAGCACTACCACGCGGACGCTGGAGATTTCTTACACCTGACGAAGTTAGTATGATAAAAATGGGCGCATTTGAATGA
- a CDS encoding carboxypeptidase-like regulatory domain-containing protein, giving the protein MEKIFISLFLFFNLFSFSAFSQSYRITGKVTDEITHEPLAFVNVVYGAKNLGTSTNIDGYFSFQTNSDKVTLIFSYIGYSNKSVTINTFEQKETLKISLKSTLLDLSEITVVAGENSAHRIISAVIENRDRNNPEKMGSFAYISYNKMYFTIDPKMKDATYDTIKVTTKNQSKFEKYRTVKTKDTLTDDSLTDKSIEAFFSKQHIFLTETVSERKFLFPDKNQEKVIASRSSGLKQPYFILLATQLQSFSFYTDLVDVGGKKYLSPIAKTAIKKYFYQIEDTTYTESNDTVFVISFRPSKGTLFDGLKGVIQINSNHYALQSVKAEPSENKGGFDAKIQQKYEFINNTQWFPVQLNTDLKFSGLQVSDHPDTLLLNDTIAVIRNRVLPLLGVGKSYIDKIEINPDLAPKQFNNIQLEITKDAAKQDSTFWTKYRTETLNDKEKETYKIIDSIGQAEHLDTKLKVLEKLTKGYVSWGFINIDFARILAYNHFEGLRPCLDIMTNEKILSWLSVGGYGAYGIKDKDFKYGGRLKFRPSLQSETQFTASYSHDVSEVGSYSMLEYKSLTSTELYRQILVNRMDKYDEYKSSLSFRWLRYLKTEGYAKITYYTPSSDYFYKLLPDTLKNSFSSSEAGIKLKYAYKEKFMKTFFGKYSLGSKYPVIFFNVSHGFKTAKDNFEYWKYEAKINADFDLKLAGKTSIQLSCGYVDRTLPLTLLYNGYSNYSKFSIDASNTFATMRMNEFYSDKFASVFFTHNFGRLLFKVGKFQPSISICQNIGFGSLDKSELHKGLQFNTLENGYYESGIVFGNLLTQSIAGYGIAFYYRWGPYGFLKTKENFTVKISIKLG; this is encoded by the coding sequence ATGGAGAAAATATTCATTTCTCTTTTTTTATTCTTCAATTTGTTTTCATTTTCTGCATTTTCACAATCATATAGAATAACAGGTAAAGTTACTGACGAAATAACTCATGAACCATTAGCATTTGTGAACGTTGTTTACGGTGCAAAAAATTTAGGTACCTCAACAAATATAGATGGTTATTTTTCTTTTCAAACTAATTCTGATAAGGTTACCCTTATATTTAGTTATATTGGTTACTCAAATAAATCTGTTACAATTAACACTTTTGAGCAAAAAGAAACATTAAAAATATCTTTAAAATCAACTTTATTAGATCTTTCTGAGATTACTGTAGTTGCAGGTGAAAACTCTGCACATCGTATTATTAGTGCTGTTATTGAAAATAGAGATAGAAACAATCCTGAAAAAATGGGTTCATTTGCTTACATCTCATATAACAAAATGTATTTTACTATTGATCCTAAAATGAAAGATGCTACTTATGATACAATAAAAGTTACAACAAAAAATCAATCAAAATTTGAAAAATACAGAACTGTAAAAACAAAAGACACATTAACAGATGACTCGCTAACAGATAAAAGTATCGAAGCATTTTTTTCAAAACAACATATTTTTTTAACTGAGACTGTAAGTGAACGAAAATTCTTATTTCCGGATAAAAACCAGGAAAAAGTAATTGCTTCGCGTAGTTCAGGATTGAAACAACCATATTTCATACTTCTAGCAACACAATTACAATCATTTTCTTTTTATACAGATTTAGTTGATGTTGGTGGTAAAAAATATTTGAGTCCTATCGCAAAAACAGCAATAAAAAAATATTTTTACCAAATAGAGGACACCACTTACACTGAATCAAATGACACTGTATTTGTAATTTCATTCAGACCATCAAAAGGAACTTTATTTGACGGACTTAAAGGTGTTATTCAAATTAATTCAAATCATTATGCATTACAATCTGTGAAAGCAGAACCATCTGAAAATAAAGGTGGATTTGATGCAAAAATACAGCAGAAATATGAGTTTATTAACAACACTCAGTGGTTTCCTGTTCAACTAAATACAGATTTAAAATTTTCGGGATTACAAGTCAGCGATCATCCCGACACATTGTTATTAAATGACACAATTGCAGTAATAAGAAATCGTGTTTTACCACTTCTTGGTGTTGGAAAAAGTTATATAGATAAGATAGAAATTAACCCTGATTTAGCTCCAAAACAATTTAATAACATTCAACTCGAAATCACCAAAGATGCTGCAAAACAAGATAGTACATTTTGGACAAAATACCGTACTGAAACTTTAAATGATAAGGAAAAAGAAACATATAAAATAATTGACAGTATTGGTCAGGCAGAACATTTAGACACAAAACTTAAAGTACTCGAGAAACTTACTAAAGGCTATGTTTCGTGGGGTTTTATTAATATTGACTTTGCAAGAATTCTTGCATATAATCATTTTGAAGGGTTAAGACCCTGCTTGGATATTATGACTAATGAAAAAATCTTATCTTGGTTATCTGTTGGCGGATATGGCGCATATGGTATTAAAGACAAAGATTTTAAATATGGTGGGCGATTAAAATTCAGACCAAGTTTACAAAGCGAAACCCAGTTTACAGCTTCATATTCGCACGATGTTAGTGAAGTTGGATCATATTCTATGCTCGAGTATAAATCCTTAACTTCAACTGAATTATACAGACAAATTCTTGTTAACAGAATGGATAAATACGATGAATATAAATCATCACTTTCATTTAGATGGTTACGTTATTTAAAAACTGAAGGTTATGCGAAAATAACATATTACACACCATCATCTGATTATTTCTACAAGTTACTTCCAGACACATTAAAAAACAGTTTTTCATCATCAGAAGCCGGTATAAAATTAAAATATGCATACAAAGAAAAATTCATGAAAACTTTCTTTGGAAAATATTCATTGGGTTCAAAATACCCTGTTATTTTCTTTAATGTTAGTCATGGATTTAAAACCGCAAAAGATAATTTTGAATACTGGAAATACGAAGCAAAAATAAATGCTGATTTTGATTTAAAATTAGCAGGAAAAACATCAATACAATTAAGCTGTGGTTATGTTGACAGAACTTTACCATTAACTTTATTATACAACGGTTACAGTAATTACTCAAAATTTTCAATTGACGCATCAAATACTTTTGCAACAATGAGGATGAATGAATTTTACTCTGATAAATTTGCTTCTGTATTTTTTACACATAATTTTGGAAGATTATTATTTAAAGTAGGAAAATTTCAGCCGAGCATCTCTATTTGCCAGAATATTGGATTTGGTAGTTTAGATAAAAGCGAGCTGCATAAAGGGCTTCAATTTAACACCTTAGAGAATGGATATTACGAATCCGGAATTGTTTTCGGAAATTTATTAACTCAATCAATTGCAGGTTATGGAATAGCTTTTTATTACCGTTGGGGACCATATGGTTTTTTAAAAACAAAAGAAAATTTTACAGTTAAAATATCTATTAAGCTCGGTTAA